A single genomic interval of Acipenser ruthenus chromosome 28, fAciRut3.2 maternal haplotype, whole genome shotgun sequence harbors:
- the LOC117964163 gene encoding ubiquitin carboxyl-terminal hydrolase MINDY-2-like, whose amino-acid sequence MENNADPQQDLAGGTACSSRPAELSEKKAIGGLKNTTESCKNSEATTAVAVDCSRAAACVDNQKSNNNSANCSSLPVKDSVCQSGSVKSNGMGQTQPGSAGGGGDVGDKTKLVNKTIETPAKTAAGIIDVMKAVDNEDSTGQQKISQASGTCQDEKTPPSSTSLSKAAASSDSLAEEPSGSDRSAPGESLSITSLESFSNLNQSDNSEGADDRVLALALQTDEYDSAGGDAKLAASIKGQSIYHIKWIKWKEENTPIITQNENGPCPLLAIMNVLLLAWKVKMPPMMEMITAEQLMEYLGDYILDAKPKEISEIQRLNYEQNMSDAMAVLHKLQTGLDVNVKFTGVRVFEYTPECIVFDLLDIPLYHGWLVDPQINDIVKAVGNCSYNSLVFSSTAVQVQN is encoded by the coding sequence ATGGAGAACAATGCAGACCCGCAACAAGACCTCGCAGGGGGGACAGCGTGCTCATCCAGACCCGCGGAATTGAGCGAGAAAAAAGCGATCGGCGGTCTGAAAAACACAACCGAGAGCTGCAAAAACAGTGAAGCTACAACTGCTGTTGCTGTTGATTGTAGTCGTGCCGCAGCGTGTGTGGATAATCAAAAATCTAATAACAATTCTGCAAATTGCTCCTCTTTGCCAGTTAAAGACAGTGTGTGTCAGTCAGGATCCGTGAAAAGTAATGGGATGGGACAGACTCAACCGGGTAGTGccggtggtggtggtgatgttgGTGACAAGACAAAGTTAGTAAACAAGACGATCGAGACTCCTGCAAAAACGGCAGCGGGGATTATAGATGTCATGAAAGCTGTGGATAATGAGGACTCGACAGGGCAGCAGAAGATTTCTCAAGCGTCTGGAACTTGCCAGGACGAGAAGACACCACCGTCATCAACAAGTTTGAGTAAAGCGGCAGCGTCCAGTGACAGTCTGGCCGAGGAGCCGAGTGGGAGTGACCGGAGCGCCCCAGGTGAATCCCTGAGCATCACCTCTCTGGAGTCCTTTTCGAACCTGAACCAATCCGACAACAGCGAGGGAGCCGATGACAGGGTGCTGGCGCTCGCTCTCCAAACCGATGAATACGACAGCGCAGGGGGCGATGCTAAACTGGCTGCATCCATCAAGGGTCAGTCCATTTACCATATCAAGTGGATAAAATGGAAGGAGGAGAACACGCCGATTATCACCCAGAATGAGAACGGGCCGTGCCCCTTGCTTGCAATCATGAATGTTCTTTTACTGGCGTGGAAGGTGAAGATGCCGCCTATGATGGAAATGATAACTGCAGAACAGCTGATGGAATATCTAGGAGACTACATTCTTGATGCCAAGCCAAAAGAAATCTCTGAAATTCAGCGCTTGAACTATGAGCAGAACATGAGTGATGCCATGGCGGTCTTGCACAAGCTGCAGACGGGTCTCGATGTCAACGTGAAGTTCACGGGTGTTCGAGTGTTTGAATACACCCCGGAGTGCATCGTCTTCGATCTGCTGGATATACCCTTGTATCACGGCTGGTTAGTGGACCCACAGATCAATGACATTGTGAAGGCGGTGGGGAACTGCAGTTATAACTCGCTGGTTTTTAGCTCTACAGCCGTACAAGTTCAAAATTGA